From Poecile atricapillus isolate bPoeAtr1 chromosome Z, bPoeAtr1.hap1, whole genome shotgun sequence, one genomic window encodes:
- the LOC131573626 gene encoding active regulator of SIRT1-like yields MSASLLRRGLELLEPPGRAKAPPGLQQGRAGPRTAGAARRRKRAPEAGRNKATVKGRVVKSAIEEYHKKKPVNHLRENLRYMLKGRLVADKAVTEQVLAQNRGRKSKDQPPEKTEKKKPEGTVFTEEDFRKFEREYFGVP; encoded by the exons ATGTCGGCATCGCTGCTGCGCCGcggcctggagctgctggagccgcCGG GCCGGGCGAAGGCGCCGCCGGGACTTCAGCAAGGCCGGGCCGGCCCCAGGACGGCGGGCGCGGCGAGGCGGAGGAAGAGAGCACCGGAGGCCGGCAGGAACAAGGCCACGGTCAAGGGCAGGGTCGTGAAGTCGGCGATAG AGGAGTACCATAAGAAGAAGCCTGTGAATCACTTAAGAGAAAACCTGCGGTACATGTTAAAGGGACGACTTGTTGCAGACAAAGCCGTCACAGAACAA GTTCTTGCTCAGAACAGAGGCAGGAAGTCCAAAGATCAGCCTccagagaagacagaaaagaagaagcccGAAGGCACAGTGTTTACTGAGGAAGATTTCCGTAAATTTGAGAGGGAATACTTTGGCGTCCCATAA